CTACATAACTGTTGAATAGAGGGTCGTGTCGTGGGTTAGGCTACATAACTGTTGAATAGAGGGTCGTGTCGTGGGTTAGGCTACATAACTGCTGAATAGGGGGGTAGTGTCGTGGGTTGCTTCAGCCAGAGAGTGTTAGTGTGTCAATGTTTGACGACTGCCTGAGCCAGTCCCCTGTGGATTGGAGAAGCTTCTGgtgattctcctctcctctcctctcctctctcttcctctcctctccctctctcctctcctctcctctcctgtcctgtcctgtcctgtcctgtcctctcccctgtcgtgtcctctcccctctcctctcctctcctctcctctcctctcctctcctctcctctcctctcctctcctctcctctcctctcctctcctctcctctcccctgtcctcttctgtcctctcccctgtcctctcctgtcctctccctcctgtcctctcctctcctctcctctcctctcctcctcctctcctctcctctccctcctctcctctcctctcctctcctctcctctcctctcctctccccctgtcctcttctgtctctcccttcctctctgtctctccctcctgtctctctccctcctgtcctcccctcctccttcctctcctctcctctcctctcctctcctctcctctcctctccctcctctcctctcctctcctcctactactacagtaGTGGTCTGTCTCATCACACCCTGTGGGGAGTAAATTAGATGTGACTCATACTTAGAGAGGTGACAGCCTGCCTGTCAGGACACactctaccgtctactgtctctgtctggggaTGTTGTCGTGtgatctactgtctactgtctctgtctgggggATGTTTGTCGTGTGATTAccgtctactgtctctgtctgggggAAGTTGTCttgtagagctgtgtggtttactgtctctgtctggggaTGTTGTCGtgtgatctactgtctctgtctgggggATGTTGTCGtgtgatctactgtctctgtctgggggATGTTGTCGTGTgatctaccgtctactgtctctgtctgggggATGTTGTCGTGTgatctaccgtctactgtctctgtctgggggAAGTTGTCttgtagagctgtgtggtttactgtctctgtctgggggATGTTGTCTTGTAGAGCTCCGACATTACATTATACTggctccacattacattatactgcctccgacattacattatactgcctccgacattacattatactgcctcacattacattatactgcctccacattacattatactgcctcacattacattatactgcctccacattacattatactgcctccgcattacattatactgcctccacattacattatactgcctcacattacattacattatactgcctccacattacattatactgcctccacattacattatactgcctccacattacattatactgcctccacattacattatactgcctcacattacattacattatactgcctccacattacatttacattatactgcctccacattacattatactgcctccgcattacattatactgcctccacattacaattatactgcctccacattacattatactgcctcacattaccattatactgcctccacattacattacattatactgcctccacattacattatactgcctccacattacattatactgcctccacattacattatactgcctcacattacattatactgcctccacattacattatactgcctcacattacattatactgcctccacattacattataccgcctcacattacattatactgcctcacattacattatactgcctccacattacattatactgccccacattacattatactgactccacattacattatactgcctccgacattacattatactgcctcacattacattatactgcctccacattacattatactgcctccgacATTCCAttcattatactgcctccacattacattatactgcctccacattacattatactgcctccacattacattacattatactgcctccaggtcacattacattatactgcctccacattacattatactgcctccacattacattatactgtctccacattacatacattatactgcctcacattaccattatactgcctcacattacattatactgtctccacattacattatactgcctcacataacattatactgcctcacattacattatactgcctcacattacattatactgcctcacattacattatactgtctccacattacattatactgcctccacattatatatactgcctcacattacatatactgcctcacattacattatactgcctcacattacattatactgcctccacattacatatactgcctccacattatattatactgcctcaacattacattatactgcctccacattatattatactgcctcacattacattatactgcctcacattacattatactgcctcacattacattatactgcctccacattacattatactgcctccacattacattatactgcctcacattacattacattatactgcccacattacattacattatactgcacCACATTACATTAAtttactgcctccacattacattatactgcctccacattacatttaTACTGCCTCCCATTACATATACTGCCTCCcatacattatactgcctccacattacattataactgcctccacattacattatactgcctccacattaccaTTATACTGCCTCCGACATTACATTaccattatactgcctccacattacattacattatactgcctccaggtcacattacattatactgctccacattacattacattatactgcctcacattacattatactgtctccacattacattatactgcctcacattacattatgactgcctccacattacattatactgcctcacattacattatactgctccacattacattactactgcctcacattacattatactgcctccacattacattataatgcctccacattacattatactgtctccgcattacattatactgcctccacatacattatactgcctcacattacattacttatactgcctccacattacattacattatactgcctccacattacattatacgcctccacattacattatactgcctccacattacattatactgcctcacattacattacattatactacctccacattacattatactgcctccgcatacattatactgcctccacattacattatctgCCTCCAACATTaacattatactgcctcacattacattacattatactgcctccacattacattcattatactgcctccacattacattatactgcctccacattacattatactgcctccacattacattatactgcctcacattacattatactgcctccacattacattatactgcctcacattacattatactgactccacattccattatactgcctccaattacattatactgactccacattacattatactgactccacattacattataccgcctcacattacattatactgcctcacattacattatactgcctccacattacattatactgcctcaattacattatactgactccacattacattatactgcctccacattacattatactgcctccacatacattatactgcctccgacATTACATTATACTGGCCTCacatacattatactgcctccacattacattatactgcctccgacATTACATTCcagtatactgcctccacattacattatactgcctccacattacattatactgcctccacattacattataatgCCTccgacattacattacattatactgcctccacattacattatactgcctccacatacATTATATCTGCCTCCATTACATTATTACTGCCTCCACATGACATTATACTGCTCCACATTACAActatactgcctcacattacattatatcttgctcacattacattatactgcctcacatgacattatactgcctccacattacattatattcgctccacattacattatacttcCTCCAATTACatatactgcctcacattacattatactgcctccacattacattatactgcctcacattacattatactgctcacattacattatactgcctcacattacattatactgcctccgcATTACATTATACTTGCCTCCgcatacattatactgcctccgcattacattatactgcctccggACATTACATTCTACtgactccacattacattatactgcctcacattacattataccgCCTCCGCATCACATTACATTAtcactgcctccacattacattacattatactgcctcccacattacattataactgCCTCCGACATTacttatactgcctccacatacATTATACtgctccacattacattatactgcctccacatttaCATTATACTGACCTCCAGGTCACATTACATATTACTGCCTCCATATTAcatatactgcctccacattacattatactgcctccacatacATTATACTgccacacattacattacattatactgccaccacattacatacattatactgcctcccacattacattatacggcctcacattacattatactgcctccacatacattatactgcctccacattacattaaaactgcctccacattacattatactgccctcacattacattatactgcctccacattacattacattatactgcctcacattacattatactgcctccgcattacattatactgcctccacattacattatactgcctccacattacattatactgcctcacattacattacatttatactgcctccacattacattacattatactgcctccacattacattacatttattACTGCCTCCCAACATTACTTATAActtgcctccacattacattatactgcctccacatacatttatacgccttcacattacattatactgcctccacattacatatACTTGCCGCACATTACATTAtaactgcctccacattacattatactgcctccacattacaattatactgactccacatttacattatactgcctccacattacattataccgCCTCCGacatcacattacattataccGCCTCcacatacattacattatactgcctccacattacattatactgctccatcattacattatactgcctccacattacattatactgcctcacattacattataactgtctccacattacattacattatactgctcacattacattatactgcctcacattacattatactgctcACATTACATTTAACtgtctccacattacattatactgctcacataacattatactgcctcacattcattatactgcctcacattacattatactgctcacattacattatactgtctccacattacattatactgcctcccacattatattatactgcctcacattacattatactgcctccacattacattatactgcctcacattacattatactgcctcacattacattacattatactgcctccacattacattacattatactgccaccacattacattacattatactgcctccacattacattatactgcctccacattacattatactgcctccacattacattatactgcctccacattacattatactgcctccacattacattatactgcctccacattacattatccTGCCTccgacattacattacattatactgcctccacattacattacattatactgcctccaggtcacattacattatactgcctccacattacattacattatactgcctcacattacattatactgtctccacgttgtggtgtctgctcaatgtctgtagaataatggttgtaggggactctcctgctgtggtgtctgctcaatgtctgGAGAATAATGGTtggtgtctgctcaatgtctgtagaataatggttgaaggggactctcctgctgtggtgtctgctcaatgtctgGAGAATAATGGTTGAAGGGGACTCTCCTGTtgtggtgtctgctcaatgtctgGAGAATAATGGTTGAAGGGGACTCTCCTGTtgtggtgtctgctcaatgtctgtagaataatggttgtagggactctcctgctgtggtgtctgctcaatgtctgGAGAATAATGGTTGTAGGGACTCTCCTGctgtggtgtctgctcaatgtctgtAGAATAATGGTTGTAGGGTCTCTCCTGTtgtggtgtctgctcaatgtctgGAGAATAATGGTTGAAGGCACTCTCCTGctgtggtgtctgctcaatgtctgtagaataatggttgaaggggactctcctgctgtggtgtctgctcaatgtctgGAGAATAATGGTTGAAGGGGACTCTCCTGTtgtggtgtctgctcaatgtctgtagaataatggttgtagggactctcctgctgtggtgtctgctcaatgtctgGAGAATAATGGTTGTAGGGACTCTCCTGctgtggtgtctgctcaatgtctgtAGAATAATGGTTGTAGGGTCTCTCCTGTtgtggtgtctgctcaatgtctgGAGAATAATGGTTGAAGGCACTCTCCTGctgtggtgtctgctcaatgtctgtagaataatggttgaaggggactctcctgctgtggtgtctgctcaatgtctgGAGAATAATGGTTGAAGGGGACTCTCCTGTtgtggtgtctgctcaatgtctgtAGAATAATGGTTGAAGGGGACTCTCCTGTtgtggtgtctgctcaatgtctgtagaataatggttgaaggggactctcctgctgtggtgtctgctcaatgtctgGAGAATAATGGTTGAAGGGGACTCTCCTGTtgtggtgtctgctcaatgtctgtagaataatggttgtagggactctcctgctgtggtgtctgctcaatgtctgtAGAATAATGGCTGAAGGGTCTCTCCTGctgtggtgtctgctcaatgtctgtAGAATAATGGTTGAAGGGGACTCTCCTGTtgtggtgtctgctcaatgtctgtAGAATAATGGTTGTAGGGACTCTCTTGCTGTGGTGTCTGCTCACTGTCTAGAATAATGGTTGAAGGGGCTCTCCTGTtgtggtgtctgctcaatgtATGTAGAATAATGGTTGTAGGGACTCTCCTGTtgtggtgtctgctcaatgtTTGGAGAATAATGGTTGAAGGGGACTCTCCTGTtgtggtgtctgctcaatgtctgtagaataatggttgtagggactctcctgctgtggtgtctgctcaatgtctgtagaataatggttgaagggtctctcctgctgtggtgtctgctcaatgtctgtAGAATAATGGTTGAAGGGGACTCTCCTGTtgtggtgtctgctcaatgtctgtAGAATAATGGTTGTAGGGACTCTCTTGCTGTGGTGTCTGCTCACTGTCTAGAATAATGGTTGAAGGGGCTCTCCTGTtgtggtgtctgctcaatgtATGTAGAATAATGGTTGTAGGGACTCTCCTGTtgtggtgtctgctcaatgtctgtagaataatggttgaagggtctctcctgctgtggtgtctgctcaatgtctgtagaataatggttgaagggtctctcctgctgtggtgtctgctcaatgtctgtagaataatggttgaagggactctcctgctgtggtgtctgctcaatgtctgtAGAATAATGGTTGTAGGGACTCTCCTGTtgtggtgtctgctcaatgtctgtAGAATAATGGTTGAAGGGGACTCTCCTGTtgtggtgtctgctcaatgtctgtAGAATAATGGTTGTAGGGACTCTCCTGCTGTGGTGTCTGTTCAATGTCTGTAGAATAATGGTTGTAGGGTCACTCCTGctgtggtgtctgctcaatgtctgtAGAATAATGGTTGAAGGGTCTCTCCTGCTGTGGTTTTCTGCTCAATGTCTGTAGAATAATGGTTGAAGGGTCTCTCCTGCTGTGGTGTCTGCTAAATATCTGTAGAATAATGGTTGTAGGGACTCTCCTGctgtggtgtctgctcaatgtctgtagaataatggttgaaggggactctcctgctgtggtgtctgctcaatgtctgtagaataatggttgtagggactctcctgctgtggtgtctgctcaatgtctatagaataatggttgaaggggactctcctgctgtggtgtctgctcaatgtctgtAGAATAATGGTTGTAGGGACTCTCCTGCTGTGGTGACTCTCCTCCACTGTACCATCTATCCTCTAAATTAGCAATGTTGTGTGGTTCTGTAAATAACTCAATGTAACAAATGTCTCTCCAGGTTTGTGGACGTGGCTCTGAGGACCATCATGCGGGTCATGTGGTTTGCAGGAGGCTTCCATTGGATGACGGTGAAGGGGCGCCAGGCGCTACCGGCCGAGGCCCCTATCCTAACGCTGGGACCCCACTCCTCCTATTTCGATGCTATCCCCGTCACCATGTCCATGTCCTCCATCGTCATGAAGGCAGAGAGCAAGGACATCCCTGTCTGGGGCAGTGAGTAGGATTCTctatgtccctctgtctctctgtctctgtctgtgtccgtgtctcgctctctccctctgtctctctgtctctcttcctctctgtctgtgtccctgtctccctctgtctcactgtctatttctctgtctctctctctgtgttggtgtccctgtctccctctctccctctgtctcactgtctatttctctctctctctctctctctctctctctctgttggtgtccctgtctccctctctccctctgtctcactgtctatttctctgtctctgtctctctgtctctgtctctctccctctgtctctctgtctctgtctctgtctctctccctctgtctctctgtctctgtctctctccctctgtctctctgtctctctgtctctgtctctctccctctgtcaattcaattcaattcaattcaattcaagggctttattggcatgggaaacatgtgttaacattgccaaagcaagtgaggtagacaacatacaaagtgaatatataaagtgaaaaacaacaaaaattaacagtaaacattacacatacagaagtttcaaaacagtaaagacattacaaatgtcatattatatatatatacagtgttctaacaatgtacaaatggctaaaggacacaagataaaataaataagcataaatatgggttgtatttacaatggtgtttgttcttcttttgttctgtctctcgctctctctgtctgtgtcaatACTGCTTCCCTGTCTGACATAGtgcatctgagagagagagagacagagacagagaggaagctgtagagagagagagagagaggaagctgtagagagagagagagagagagaggaagctgtagagagagagagagagagaggaagctgtagagagagagagagagagagagagagagagaggaagctgtagagagagagagagagagagaggaagctgtagagagagagagagagagagagagagagaggaagctgtagagagagagagagagagagaggaagctgtaGCTGCAGAGCTGGAGGAAGAGTTGGATGACTTGTCAGTTGTGTAGAAGCCAATATAAAGCGTACCTTATGTCAGTGTTCCCTAGTGCCACTAGGCCTGTACTGTGGACATTGAAGTCCTCTAACCTGTGATCTTGTGTCACTAGGCCTGTACTGTTGAAGTCCTCTAACCTGTGATCTTGTGCCACTAGGCCTGTACTGTAGACAAGTGGACATTGAAGTCCTCTAACCTGTGATCTTGTGTCACTAGGCCTGTACTGTTGAAGTCCTCTAACCTGTGATCTTGTGTCACTAGGCCTGTACTGTTGAAGTCCTCTAACCTGTGATCTTGTGTCACTAGGCCTGTACTGTAGAGACGTGGACATTGAAGTCCTCTAACCTGTGATCTTGTGTCACTAGGCCTGTACTGTAGAGACGTGGACATTGAAGTCCTCTAACCTGTGATCTTGTGCCACTAGGCCTGTACTGTAGAGACGTGGACATTGAAGTCCTCTAACCTGTGATCTTGTGTCACTAGGCCTGTACTGTAGAGACGTGGACATTGAAGTCCTCTAACCTGGTGATCTTGTGCCACTAGGCCTGTACTGTAGACAAGTGGACATTGAAGTCCTCTAACCTGTGATCTTGTGGTCACTAGGCCTGTACTGTTGAAGTCCTCTAACCTGTGATCTTGTGCCACTAGGCCTGTACTGTAGACAAGTGGACATTGAAGTCCTCTAACCTGTGATCTTGTGTCACTAGGCCTGTACTGTTGAAGTCCTCTAACCTGTGATCTTGCGTCACACAGAAGATCATTAGGAAATTCACTAACTCTAGATTATATTTAAGTACAGTTCTAACCGTGTTTTACCTTCGCTGATATTCATAGAGACCTACGAGGGGAAACCTTTCACTGCAGCGTTGTTGGCTGAGTGTCAGGGCCGGGATCTAATAACCTCCTCAACATCTTGTTAGGGTAACCAGGCGTAACAGAGGGAGTGGATTTGGACATTCATTGTGTTCAGCAGCAGCAAGCCTACTCTGTAATAGAATCATGTTGGCTGTGTAGTGGCTAGACTAGATCCCTGGGACCAATGCCTGTGTAGTGCTAGACTAGATCCCTGGGACTAATGGCTGTGTAGTGGCTAGACTAGGGCTAGACTAGCTAGTTCTGACCCAGAGACAGGCTCAACACCACAGGGTCCAGGTCTGTAATACAGTAGTTCTGACCCAGAGACAGGCTCAACACCACAGGGTCCAGGTCTGTAATACAGTAGTTCTGACCCAGAGACAGGCTCAACACCACAGGGTCCAGGTCTATAATACAGTAGTTCAGACCCAGAGACAGGCTCAGCACCACAGGGTCCAGGTCTATAATACAGTAGTTCTGACCCAGAGACAGGCTCAACACCACAGGGTTcagctctacagtacagtagttctgACCCAGGCTCAACACCACAGGGTCCAGCTCTACAGGACAGTAGTTCTGACCCAGGCTCAGCACCACAGGGTCcagctctacagtacagtagttctgACCCAGGCTCAACACCACAGGGTCCAGCTCTACAGGACAGTAGTTCTGACCCAGGCTCAGCACCACAGGGTTCAGCTCTACAGGACAGTAGTTCTGACCCAGGCTCAGCACCACAGGGTCcagctctacagtacagtagttctgACCCAGGCTCAGCACCACAGGgtccaggtctacagtacagcagTAGTTCTGACCAAGGATCAACACCACAGGGTCCAGGTCTATAATACAGTAGTTCTGACCCAGGCTCAACACCACAGGGTCCAGGTCTATAATACAGTAGTTCTGACCCAGAGACAGGCTCAACACCACAGGGTTcagctctacagtacagtagttctgACCCAGGCTCAACACCACAGGGTCCAGGTCTATAATACAGTAGTTCTGACCCAGAGACAGGCTCAACACCACAGGGTTcagctctacagtacagtagttctgACCCAGGCTCAACCCCACAGGGTCCAGGTCTATAATACAGTAGTTCTGACCCAGGCTCAGCACCACAGGGTCCAGCTCTACAGTACAGCAGTAGTTCTGACCCAGGCTCAGCACCACAGGGTCCAGCTCTACAGTACAGCAGTAGTCTCTGATATAGAGGACATTGAGACCTGTGTCAAAGCAGGGGGAAGTGGAAGTGAGAACCTTGACTAGAGGAAGTGTTTTGAAGAGTGACCCCTGTTGGACCCTGGTGTTGGACCCTGGTGTTGGACCCTGGTGTTGAACCCTGGTGTTGGACCCTGGTGTTGGACCCTGTGTTGAACCCTGGTGTTGGACCCTGGTGTTGGACCCTGGTGTTGGACCCTGGTGTTGGACGCTGGTGTTGAACCCTGTGTTGGACCTGGTTGGACCCTGTGTTGGACCCTGGTGTTGGACCCTGGTGTTGGACCTGGTGTTGAACCCTGGTGTTGAACCCTGGTGTTGAACCCTGGTGTTGGACCCTGGTGTTGAACCCTGTGTTGAACTCTGGTGTTGAACCCTGTGTTGAACCCTGGTGTGACCCTGGTGTGACCTTTCAGGTCTGACAGGAGTGAACTTCCCGTTTCAGGAAGTGTGGTTTGAGTCAGAACGGTAACCGGTACAGTTCTGTAAATGATTGGACCTGGACAAGGGCTGAATAACCACTGAAGCTGAGTTCGTAGATAACCACTTCCTGTTAACCACTTCCTGTTAACCTAACAGATTCTCTGTTGTAAAATTACAACTGAAATTGTACAGGATCTTCACGACTAGACCTATTAGGTTCATATGTAGAAAATGTTGGCTCGGCAGATAActttaacctggtcccagatcagtgttAATGAGTGGAATGCTGTTACCCAGGCTAATATACCTTATGGCCCCAGCACTAGTATGTGTCTGACTGTTGTGTCTCCTGTCCTCCAGCCCTGATCAAGTACATCAGACCAGTGTTTGTCTCCAGGTCAGACCAGGACTCCCGCAAGAAGACTGTTGAGGAGATCAAACGCAGAGGCCCAGTCTGGAGAGAATGGCCTCAGTACAGtttaatatctctctctcctctcgctctctctctctcctcctctgtctctctcactctctctgtctcgctctctagctctgtctctctctgtctctctctctcttgtctctagctctctgtctcgctctctagctctctctctctctgtctctctgtctctctctctctctctctctctcctctctctctctctctctctctctctctctcgctctctctctctctctctctgtctctctctctctctctgtctctctctctctgtctctgtctctctctgtctctctctctctctctctcttctctcgtctcctcgctctctctctctctctcgctctctgtctctctcgctctctctgtctctctcgct
This window of the Oncorhynchus kisutch isolate 150728-3 unplaced genomic scaffold, Okis_V2 scaffold1578, whole genome shotgun sequence genome carries:
- the LOC116366818 gene encoding lysophosphatidylcholine acyltransferase 1, with the translated sequence MRFPTIRRCPGEGDGKKELAPPFRNPFVHDLRFTPLEKAKIALMTVTLFPIRLFLAAFMMLLAWPFAFIASVGRNEMVVEPQSLWRKFVDVALRTIMRVMWFAGGFHWMTVKGRQALPAEAPILTLGPHSSYFDAIPVTMSMSSIVMKAESKDIPVWGTLIKYIRPVFVSRSDQDSRKKTVEEIKRRGP